The Vicia villosa cultivar HV-30 ecotype Madison, WI linkage group LG1, Vvil1.0, whole genome shotgun sequence genome includes a region encoding these proteins:
- the LOC131643846 gene encoding nuclear pore complex protein NUP1-like — protein sequence MATEGNENPYEGGTGGKFRKRPLRRTQTPYDRPPTALRNPNRNNNGWLSKLVDPAHRLITHGAHSLFSSLLRKRLPPPPPTPISSETEQEMRQDSLQEEARQVAKDSPGNQQGAVGESNVQINCSDSDQGGLTELEKLLKQKTFTRSEIDHLTALMQSRTVDAPIRGEEKSPEVVPLEPMLPSEQKEEYPKTPTVENGIENNLVLSRHVAPSVPIEGVASPAELAKAYMGSRHSNVSSAMPGMRYHAREEDSTLLKSEIFSYKSPIMSIVPRATRHTAAHENGFVTPRPRGRSAIYGMARTPYARIYPTSTLKGGGHAVQDEPSSSTQSAIDHGMLSGSTQGGIKRRNLAVDNNIGSFGPIRRVRHKSNLLYSKGSSSPLSGSALSVYRNGSGIDAAQQPSSSSRKPVLLDEVKHKSEENVNGTKPSTSFPPFSSKSSEMATKILQQLDKLVSPKEKSPESRLPVVQGNKLDGAFGNLSPSSKNQKSISPRDKDEDGPLKLVAPSNEVVPALTTTDTAKPRNQVLSSENSFMMKSISYPTQKKRAFHMSAHENSLDLDDKANGAISFSSAEKETRSSTAMVDKISPGSDVIAHESPSKLSMVLPSTSFTKVVEGPKADEKFEVSPISDPNNNAATVATTAVTVTTFGSDKPALPNGSVSNPLFNLANKISSPAELSTSVASSKETAKSDPIFGLEKVVPSKEGGPDAPPVNSDTNQNVFKVPAIPFTTSSSLVGGESSRKFGASFDSQSGGSISFTPVAGSTGSMQKVRESDGGDAETNTNTGFSVRTSEIAVSSAAPASLSTPPNSIFKFGHSSNQNNGSLASGPSFSSFPSLISNNFSNSLNQNTGSLASGPSFSSSFPSLASNNFSNSSSSLSAIGGISATSASTGVSLATSSSPVMATSSSTTSFFKFGSSPVTSSGLSVSSVSKPPETRSSQQDSGIGSFSSTAFGSSAAAGGSTGSSIFGFSSSAMATGTSQSQSSFGAGSGSMFGAHASPSAGGFATSNQTQSVPSPASSPLFGLTGKTDFSSGSSLFPSSSSAANISLSSGSSMFPSSSTTNIFNSSTTFGLSSSASSAFSTISSNSGTNSALFGASSWQPSKSPFGSTFGSSASSGFSFGTPSASVASTTSSPTMFASTTGASAPQFSFTSAAASTSTQPAFGSPNPAFAFGSAPVNNDQMSMVDSMAEDSVQATPPSSPMFGQQPAPVQSNFVFGASTHSGASPFQFSSQQNIAPQNPSPFQATGSLEFNAGGGSFSLGSGGGDKSGRKIIKVKHRNRKK from the exons ATGGCGACGGAAGGGAATGAAAATCCCTACGAAGGCGGCACCGGCGGCAAGTTCCGCAAACGTCCCCTCCGCCGGACTCAAACGCCGTACGATCGTCCCCCAACAGCCCTCAGAAACCCTAACAGGAACAACAACGGCTGGCTTTCGAAGCTGGTTGATCCCGCACACAGACTCATCACTCATGGCGCACACTCTCTCTTTTCGTCTCTTCTCCGAAAGCGTCTTCCTCCTCCCCCTCCTACTCCCATTTCTTCAG AGACAGAACAAGAAATGAGGCAGGACAGTCTTCAAGAAGAAGCT AGACAGGTTGCAAAAGATTCTCCTGGCAATCAACAAGGAGCAGTTGGTGAAAGTAATGTTCAAATTAATTGTTCTGACTCAGATCAAGGTGGATTAACTGAACTTGAGAAACTGTTAAAGCAGAAGACTTTCACCAG GTCTGAGATTGATCATTTGACAGCCCTTATGCAGTCAAGGACTGTGGATGCACCTATTAGGGGAGAAGAGAAGAGTCCAGAAGTGGTTCCCTTAGAACCTATGTTACCTTCTGAACAAAAGGAAGAATATCCGAAAACACCTACTGTAGAAAATGGGATTGAAAACAATCTTGTATTATCTCGACATGTTGCTCCGAGT GTTCCTATTGAGGGTGTTGCTTCACCTGCAGAGCTTGCAAAAGCTTACATGGGGAGCCGGCATTCCAATGTATCCTCAGCAATGCCGGGTATGCGATATCATGCTCGCGAGGAAGACTCAACTCTTctaaaaagtgaaattttttcATATAAATCCCCTATTATGTCGATTGTGCCAAGGGCTACTAGACATACTGCAGCTCATGAAAATGGTTTTGTGACCCCAAGACCTCGTGGCAGATCTGCGATATATGGTATGGCACGTACACCGTATGCCAGAATTTATCCAACCTCTACTCTCAAG GGTGGTGGGCATGCTGTTCAAGATGAGCCTTCATCTTCAACTCAGTCTGCAATAGATCATGGCATGCTTTCTGGATCTACACAAGGG GGGATAAAGCGTAGAAATTTAGCAGTGGATAATAATATAGGATCTTTTGGTCCTATACGCAGAGTCCGTCATAAGTCTAATCTTCTATATTCTAAAGGCTCCAGCTCACCTCTTTCTGGCAGTGCTTTATCTGTCTATAGGAATGGATCGGGCATTGATGCTGCTCAGCAACCCTCATCTTCCTCACGCAAGCCTGTTCTGCTAGATGAAGTTAAGCACAAGTCTGAAGAAAATGTTAACGGAACTAAACCCAGTACAAGCTTTCCCCCTTTTTCCTCAAAATCCAGTGAGATGGCTACAAAAATATTGCAGCAACTTGACAAGTTAGTTTCCCCCAAAGAAAAATCACCTGAATCAAGGCTACCAGTTGTACAAGGTAATAAATTGGATGGCGCATTTGGAAATTTGTCTCCAAGTTCCAAGAATCAGAAGTCAATTTCACCTAGAGATAAGGATGAAGATGGTCCATTGAAGCTTGTTGCCCCTTCCAATGAAGTAGTTCCTGCTCTAACCACTACAGATACAGCAAAGCCAAGGAATCAAGTCTTGTCTAGTGAAAATTCTTTTATGATGAAATCAATTTCTTACCCTACTCAAAAGAAGAGGGCATTCCATATGAGTGCACATGAG AATTCTCTGGACCTGGATGATAAAGCTAATGGAgccatctctttttcttctgcGGAGAAAGAAACAAGAAGCTCCACGGCTATGGTAGATAAAATTTCTCCTGGTTCTGATGTCATTGCACATGAAAGTCCCTCAAAGCTATCTATGGTATTGCCATCCACAAGTTTTACGAAAGTTGTTGAAGGGCCTAAGGCAGATGAGAAGTTTGAGGTGTCACCTATCTCTGATCCAAACAATAATGCGGCTACAGTTGCAACTACTGCAGTTACAGTAACAACTTTTGGTTCTGACAAGCCTGCTTTACCAAATGGGTCTGTTTCTAATCCTTTGTTTAATTTGGCGAATAAGATTAGTTCGCCAGCAGAGTTATCAACTTCTGTTGCTTCATCAAAGGAGACAGCCAAGTCAGATCCGATATTTGGTTTGGAGAAGGTTGTTCCCTCAAAGGAGGGTGGTCCTGATGCTCCACCCGTGAACTCTGACACCAATCAAAATGTTTTCAAGGTTCCTGCAATACCATTCACTACTTCATCATCCTTAGTTGGTGGTGAATCTTCCCGTAAGTTTGGTGCTTCTTTTGACTCTCAGTCGGGAGGCTCAATCAG CTTCACTCCTGTTGCTGGTTCGACTGGTTCTATGCAAAAAGTTCGTGAATCTGATGGTGGTGATGCTGAGACTAATACAAATACTGGATTTTCTGTTAGGACATCAGAAATAGCTGTTTCATCTGCAGCACCGGCATCATTGTCGACACCACCAAACAGTATATTCAAATTTGGCCATAGTTCAAATCAAAATAATGGGTCCCTTGCTTCAGGCCCTTCATTCTCTTCTTTTCCGTCTCTCATATCAAATAACTTCAGCAACAGTTTAAATCAAAATACTGGATCCCTTGCTTCAGGCCCTTCATTCTCTTCTTCCTTTCCATCTCTCGCATCAAATAACTTTAGCAACAGTAGCTCGTCCCTTTCAGCAATTGGTGGCATTAGTGCTACTTCTGCTTCCACTGGAGTTAGCTTGGCAACTTCCTCCTCCCCAGTGATGGCAACTTCATCTTCCACGACTTCCTTTTTCAAATTTGGTTCCTCTCCTGTCACATCATCAGGTTTATCTGTATCATCTGTCTCAAAACCACCGGAAACTAGGAGCAGCCAGCAAGATTCAGGAATTGGTAGTTTTAGCAGCACTGCATTTGGCAGTTCAGCTGCTGCAGGTGGGAGCACAGGGAGTTCCATTTTTGGTTTCAGCTCTTCAGCAATGGCTACTGGAACGAGCCAGTCTCAGTCTTCTTTTGGTGCTGGCAGTGGTTCTATGTTTGGTGCCCATGCTTCTCCTTCTGCTGGTGGATTTGCAACTTCTAATCAGACCCAGTCAGTTCCATCACCTGCATCATCCCCATTGTTTGGATTGACTGGTAAAACAGATTTTTCTTCGGGGagttctctttttccttcttcaaGTTCTGCCGCAAATATATCTCTTTCTTCTGGAAGTTCGATGTTTCCTTCAAGTTCTACCACAAATATTTTCAACTCGAGTACAACTTTTGGACTCAGCTCATCTGCTTCCTCGGCATTCAGCACTATTAGCTCTAATAGTGGTACAAACTCTGCTTTATTTGGGGCTTCTAGTTGGCAGCCCAGCAAGTCTCCCTTTGGTTCAACATTTGGTTCATCAGCTTCATCCGGGTTTTCCTTTGGAACGCCCAGTGCTTCTGTTGCTTCAACCACCAGTTCACCCACAATGTTTGCATCAACCACCGGTGCATCAGCTCCTCAGTTCTCATTCACTTCAGCTGCAGCCTCGACCTCCACACAGCCTGCTTTTGGAAGCCCTAATCCTGCCTTTGCTTTTGGTTCAGCTCCAGTTAATAATGATCAGATGAGTATGGTGGACAGCATGGCCGAGGACAGTGTTCAAGCGACTCCGCCATCTAGTCCTATGTTTGGTCAACAACCTGCCCCAGTTCAATCAAATTTTGTGTTTGGAGCATCCACTCATTCAGGAGCCAGTCCTTTCCAGTTTTCTAGTCAACAGAACATTGCTCCACAGAACCCTTCTCCATTTCAGGCTACCGGCAGTCTGGAATTTAATGCAGGAGGTGGAAGTTTTTCATTGGGCTCAGGTGGTGGTGATAAGTCTGGTCGAAAAATTATTAAAGTTAAACA
- the LOC131651446 gene encoding uncharacterized protein LOC131651446 — MIQGAGIDQFRHLRSYGEELLRSNPKSTMVIKCEENNGNLAFERIYISLDACKSGFATYCRPIIGLDACFLKGDYGGQLMSVVGRDANNQICPIAYAVVEAEIKDSWQWFLHLLLQDLGAFNDRCYGFIYDQQKGLVPAIQELGDNVEQRMCVKHLYGNWKKKHSGLVLKQAMWAAARATCVPMFDRAMEKLKLLKPDAWKDMADIPAKYWSRSHFKTFSKCDIQVNNMCEAFNRAILEHRDKPIITLLEGIKHYITKRITKQKTLLQDYEGVICPRIQLLIEKNKQEAQNWTPSWHGDDDLSIFGVTNGVETYCVNLKNESCSCRKWELSGIPCSHVISCIWSIRKKPEGYVSPYYSKLTFGKCYANIVFPNNGPQLWNNVDHVPMSPPVMRRAIGRPKKMRNKTSDEPKNPFVLPKKFGTVTCNKCGQAGHNKRSCKGKRAADRQIPKGGNKAKKAKTTNKVKKSKGKEKPVEIGQGSQAPQPTQD, encoded by the exons ATGATCCAAGGTGCTGGTATAGATCAATTCAGACACTTGAGAAGCTATGGAGAGGAGTTGTTGAGGTCCAATCCCAAGAGTACTATGGTTATTAAATGTGAAGAGAACAATGGCAATCTAGCATTTGAGAGAATCTACATTTCTTTGGATGCATGCAAGTCAGGATTTGCCACCTACTGTAGACCTATCATTGGATTGGATGCATGTTTTCTTAAGGGTGATTATGGGGGCCAACTGATGTCAGTTGTAGGCAGAGATGCAAACAACCAAATATGTCCAATAGCTTATGCTGTTGTTGAGGCTGAAATCAAAGACTCATGGCAGTGGTTCTTGCATCTACTACTACAAGATTTAGGAGCATTCAATGATAGGTGCTATGGCTTTATTTATGACCAACAGAAG GGTTTGGTTCCTGCTATCCAAGAATTAGGTGACAATGTGGAGCAAAGAATGTGTGTCAAACACCTTTATGGTAATTGGAAGAAGAAACATTCTGGTTTGGTGCTTAAACAGGCCATGTGGGCAGCAGCTAGAGCTACTTGTGTTCCTATGTTTGATAGAGCAATGGAGAAGTTGAAGCTTCTAAAGCCAGATGCATGGAAGGACATGGCTGACATTCCTGCTAAATATTGGTCAAGATCTCATTTCAAGACATTTTCAAAGTGTGATATTCAGGTTAATAACATGTGTGAGGCATTTAACAGGGCAATTTTAGAGCATCGAGACAAGCCAATCATAACACTTTTGGAAGGAATCAAGCATTATATCACAAAGAGGATAACTAAACAGAAGACACTATTACAGGACTATGAGGGTGTTATATGTCCTAGAATCCAATTGCTCATAGAGAAGAACAAACAGGAGGCACAAAACTGGACCCCTTCTTGGCATGGTGATGATGACTTATCCATCTTTGGAGTTACCAATGGAGTTGAGACTTACTGTGTCAATCTGAAAAATGAATCATGTAGCTGCAGAAAATGGGAGTTGTCTGGAATCCCATGCAGTCATGTTATCTCTTGCATTTGGAGCATTAGGAAAAAACCTGAAGGATATGTGTCTCCATATTATAG CAAGCTTACATTTGGAAAGTGCTATGCTAACATTGTGTTTCCAAATAATGGACCACAACTTTGGAACAATGTTGACCATGTGCCAATGTCTCCTCCTGTCATGAGAAGGGCAATTGGCCGCCCTAAGAAGATGAGGAACAAAACATCTGATGAGCCAAAGAATCCCTTTGTTCTTCCTAAGAAGTTTGGAACTGTCACTTGCAACAAATGTGGACAAGCTGGACACAACAAGAGGAGCTGTAAGGGAAAGAGGGCAGCTGATAGGCAGATACCTAAAGGGGGCAACAAGGCAAAGAAAGCTAAGACAACCAATAAGGTAAAGAAGAGTAAGGGAAAAGAAAAACCAGTTGAGATTGGTCAAGGATCTCAGGCACCTCAACCAACTCAGGATTAG
- the LOC131651453 gene encoding uncharacterized protein LOC131651453 has product MSQNSVSFDSYRSHRMRQECHCGLDAPLMTAWTDTNPGRRFFGCGMYNVQGFKKCSNFVWLDEEMNPKAKEVISSLMQKLNEEKQRVKDSVAKEEELKMKMKLIKKQLKFNWVMTIVVLVQLMYKFKDV; this is encoded by the exons ATGTCTCAAAACTCTGTGTCATTTGATAGCTACAGAAGTCACAGAATGAGACAGGAATGTCATTGCGGTCTCGATGCTCCGTTGATGACGGCCTGGACCGATACAAACCCAGGACGTCGCTTTTTCGGTTGTGGGATGTACAATGTTCAAGGTTTCAAGAAGTGCAGTAACTTTGTTTGGCTTGATGAAGAAATGAACCCTAAGGCAAAAGAAGTAATTTCGAGCTTAATGCAAAAGTTGAATGAAGAAAAGCAGAGGGTTAAGGATTCAgtcgcaaaagaagaagaattgaagatgaagatgaaactgATAAAGAAACAGTTGAAGTTTAATTGGGTCATGACCATTGTTGTGCTG GTTCAATTAATGTATAAGTTTAAGGATGTTTAG
- the LOC131614362 gene encoding F-box protein At3g58530-like: MATALKTVALTIKLELPDFVNLFSVSRRVYNAFLSALPLWQTLVLSEVNNAGDRLLSALSLTRFHNVKHIYLASAQGIEDKHLKLLKTEKNAVGSLENLESLNLDCCGNISNRGVQDVLSTCPKLKNFSIRNNFRVTDFFVKSLVKNCKCLTDLNLSGCKNITDNSLLTIRNARLGLESLDIAGCERVTDAGVIAIAEGCRSLKFLSLSGIPGVTNKCLETLSELCSNTLTTLDVDGCSGIEIGSREQLLQLFPNLEGGLP, translated from the exons ATGGCAACTGCGTTGAAGACAGTAGCCCTAACTATTAAGCTAGAACTACCAGACTTCGTTAACCTCTTCTCCGTCAGCCGTAGGGTTTATAATGCTTTCTTAAGCGCCTTACCTCTCTGGCAG ACTCTCGTTCTTTCTGAGGTAAATAATGCTGGTGATCGTCTTCTATCGGCTCTTTCACTG ACTAGATTTCACAATGTGAAGCATATATATCTTGCAAGTGCACAAGGCATTGAAGACAAGCATCTCAAGCTTCTTAAAACCGAG AAAAATGCTGTGGGCTCCCTCGAGAACCTAGAGTCTTTAAACCTAGATTGCTGCGGAAATATATCTAACAGGGGGGTTCAAGATGTACTAAGTACCTGCCCTAAACTTAAGAATTTCTCCATTAGAAATAATTTCAG GGTGACTGATTTTTTCGTCAAATCTTTGGTGAAGAACTGTAAATGTCTCACTGACCTAAACTTGAGTGGCTGTAAG AATATCACTGATAATAGTTTACTTACAATTAGAAATGCTCGTCTTGGGTTGGAATCTCTAGACATCGCCGG GTGTGAACGAGTTACTGATGCCGGGGTCATAGCTATTGCTGAAGGGTGCCGAAGCCTTAAATTTCTGAG CTTGTCTGGAATCCCTGGAGTCACCAATAAATGCCTGGAGACCCTCTCTGAGTTGTGCTCAAACACATTGACAACTCTTGATGTAGATGGTTGCAGTGGAATAGAg ATTGGGAGCCGAGAGCAATTGCTTCAGTTATTTCCAAACTTGGAGGGAGGATTACCATGA